In Candidatus Cloacimonadota bacterium, a single genomic region encodes these proteins:
- a CDS encoding methionyl-tRNA formyltransferase, translating to MRVVFAGSSSFGLPILKMLEKKAFLKLVISQPDRPAGRSLKLTPCPIAEYANQQGMELFQPEDINQSQSIEKIRAMEPDLLVTASYGGMIRRELRRLPKREAINLHPSLLPRHRGATPIQSSLLCGENLTGTTIFRLTARLDAGPILAQKELPILDSDSHGSLHDKLALLSADLLEEILPLLETGSLAEHTQNDAEATYSAKLGREDLILDWNKPASEIRNRIRAFSPQPGALAFWKGKGIQILAADLHPQKAQGKPGTFAGTIKNQGVLVNCQDNCLLLRQLRPAGKKQMDAWVWQLGARLVDGDGFDLPQTSKPSREES from the coding sequence GGTATTTGCCGGCAGTTCCAGTTTTGGACTTCCCATCCTCAAAATGCTGGAAAAAAAAGCTTTTTTGAAGCTGGTGATCAGTCAGCCGGACCGCCCGGCGGGACGTTCCTTGAAGCTAACACCTTGTCCCATAGCGGAATACGCGAACCAGCAAGGTATGGAACTCTTTCAACCGGAAGATATAAATCAGTCCCAAAGTATTGAAAAAATAAGAGCGATGGAGCCAGATTTGCTGGTGACCGCATCTTATGGCGGAATGATTCGTCGTGAGTTGCGCCGTCTTCCAAAACGCGAAGCCATCAATCTTCATCCTTCACTTTTGCCCCGGCATCGTGGAGCCACGCCCATCCAAAGTTCCCTGCTTTGTGGTGAAAACCTTACCGGCACAACAATTTTCCGCCTTACCGCCCGCCTTGATGCCGGACCAATTTTGGCGCAAAAAGAGCTTCCCATCCTGGATTCCGATAGCCATGGCAGCCTCCATGACAAGCTGGCACTGCTTTCAGCGGATCTTTTGGAGGAGATATTGCCTTTATTGGAAACCGGAAGCCTGGCGGAGCATACTCAAAATGATGCGGAAGCCACTTACAGCGCGAAACTGGGACGCGAAGACCTGATTTTGGATTGGAACAAACCAGCCTCAGAGATTCGCAATCGCATCCGCGCTTTTTCACCCCAACCCGGCGCGCTGGCATTTTGGAAAGGAAAGGGCATCCAGATTTTGGCAGCAGACCTTCATCCGCAGAAAGCGCAGGGCAAGCCCGGAACTTTTGCCGGAACCATTAAAAATCAAGGTGTGCTGGTGAATTGCCAGGATAATTGCCTGCTTTTGCGCCAGCTTCGACCCGCTGGAAAAAAACAAATGGATGCCTGGGTCTGGCAGCTTGGAGCGCGCCTTGTGGATGGCGACGGTTTCGACCTGCCTCAAACATCAAAACCCTCCCGGGAGGAATCATGA
- a CDS encoding trypsin-like serine protease has translation MRTSTAIVLALVVLILNAGITLVLLNQKGQLPSTAAKEAPIEVSQSQRHNEITAAVQTVEPAVVSVNVTKVQVVRQFRSFGFFDFFGDIPMRRKVESIGSGVIYDPSGLIVTNAHVVQGASEITVVLPDKREFKATLLGIDETHDIAKLRINASNLPSAKFGSAKNLMIGEWAIALGNPYGFLMSDPKPTVSLGVISALNRSFAPQEGRSYRGMIQTDAAVNPGNSGGPLVNVKGEVIGINTFIVSETGGNIGIGFAIPIDQVQQILSAI, from the coding sequence ATGAGAACATCCACAGCCATCGTGTTGGCACTGGTGGTGCTAATCCTGAACGCCGGCATCACACTGGTGTTGTTGAACCAAAAAGGACAGCTTCCCTCCACCGCCGCAAAAGAAGCCCCCATCGAGGTTTCCCAGAGCCAAAGACACAATGAAATCACCGCTGCGGTGCAAACCGTGGAACCCGCCGTGGTGAGCGTAAACGTTACCAAAGTTCAGGTCGTGAGGCAGTTCCGCAGTTTTGGGTTTTTCGACTTTTTTGGCGATATTCCCATGCGGCGAAAGGTGGAAAGCATCGGTAGCGGAGTTATCTATGACCCATCAGGTCTGATAGTTACGAATGCCCATGTGGTTCAGGGTGCCTCTGAAATCACTGTGGTTCTACCCGATAAAAGAGAATTCAAAGCCACTTTGCTGGGCATTGATGAAACCCACGACATCGCCAAACTGCGCATCAACGCCAGCAATCTGCCTTCCGCGAAATTTGGCAGCGCCAAAAACCTGATGATTGGCGAATGGGCAATCGCGCTGGGAAACCCTTATGGATTCTTGATGAGCGACCCCAAGCCTACTGTCTCTCTGGGAGTTATTTCAGCTCTAAACCGCAGTTTCGCACCCCAGGAAGGTCGCAGCTACCGAGGCATGATTCAAACCGATGCTGCAGTTAATCCCGGAAACAGCGGCGGTCCTCTGGTCAACGTGAAGGGTGAAGTGATTGGCATAAATACCTTTATCGTCTCAGAAACCGGAGGAAACATCGGCATTGGATTTGCCATTCCCATCGACCAGGTTCAGCAAATCCTGTCCGCCATTTGA
- a CDS encoding DUF116 domain-containing protein: MKNQDNYLSVIKFPAFVSLSLLIIGAIYSILVYYLLQRPATVSYLIRGLMIALLVVIVFTVLSWVLALMSTHIRIKCPYLNRFNKWMLSFVFFPLSRVLGTITFSHPETLTESFLNFNNEVVMTDQRDVRNSNILVLLPHCLQKDDCTVRVTADIMNCEECGGCDIATVKKLITQQNVKSAIATGGSLARKLIEDNKPDVIVAVACHRDLLEGLRDAWSYPVYAVLNERPKGPCHETTVSIASIEFAIQRFK, from the coding sequence ATGAAAAATCAAGACAACTACCTCTCTGTGATAAAATTCCCCGCTTTTGTGAGCCTCAGTTTGCTCATTATCGGCGCGATTTATTCCATTTTGGTTTACTACCTTTTACAGAGACCCGCCACGGTTTCCTACCTTATTCGCGGCCTGATGATTGCCCTGCTGGTTGTCATCGTGTTCACAGTTTTAAGCTGGGTGCTGGCTCTGATGTCCACCCATATCCGCATCAAATGTCCCTACTTGAACCGGTTCAATAAATGGATGCTCAGCTTTGTGTTTTTCCCGCTTTCCCGTGTTTTGGGCACCATCACTTTTTCGCATCCGGAAACGCTGACCGAATCATTTTTGAATTTCAACAATGAAGTGGTGATGACAGACCAGCGTGATGTTCGCAATTCCAATATCTTGGTCTTGCTTCCCCATTGCCTGCAAAAAGATGACTGCACCGTGCGCGTGACCGCAGACATCATGAATTGCGAAGAATGCGGGGGTTGCGACATCGCCACTGTGAAAAAACTGATTACCCAGCAAAACGTGAAGTCGGCAATTGCCACCGGAGGCTCTTTGGCGCGCAAACTTATCGAGGACAACAAGCCGGACGTAATCGTTGCCGTGGCCTGCCATCGCGACCTTTTGGAAGGGCTGCGTGATGCTTGGAGTTATCCAGTTTACGCGGTTTTGAACGAACGTCCCAAAGGTCCCTGTCACGAAACAACGGTGAGCATCGCCAGCATCGAATTTGCCATCCAAAGGTTTAAATAG